The nucleotide sequence ACCCTCGTCTTCCTCTATGAAATCTCGCTGCCACCCTCGGGACTGAAGGCGTTTTTCAGCCAGCTGGCGCTGACGCCGGGACGGGTGAGCTACGGGCTCTCGACCGGCGAGGCCACCTGGAGCGAGCTGGCGGCGCCCTTCTTCACCTCGATGTTCCTGCATGGCGGATGGCTGCACCTGATCGGAAACATGTGGTTCCTCTGGATCTTCGGCGACAATGTCGAGGACTCGATGGGGTCCGTGCGCTATCTTCTCTTCTATATCCTCTGCGGCCTGGGAGCAGGGGCTGCCCACTACCTGCTGGGCCCCGGATCCCGCCTGCCGACCGTGGGCGCCTCGGGCGCCATCGCCGGGGTCCTGGCCGCCTACGTCGTGGAGTTTCCCGGCGCCCGTGTCCTGACGCTCGTTCCCCTCGGTTTCTTCATCCGGGTCATGGAGTTGCCGTCCGTCGCGGTGATCGGCATCTGGTTCCTCATCCAGATCGTGAGCAGCGCCCTGAGCTTCGGGGTGGCCGACAAGGGGGGCGTCGCCTTTTCCGCCCACGTCGGCGGTTTCGTGGCGGGACTCCTCCTGGTCCGGCTCTTCCGCCGCCGCAGGGTTGTGGTGTAGTTCGGCTCCAGATTGGGTACTACCGAGGTAGTGGTACCCGGGGTATACCTCCGTCGCGGCTTGACTCGGCCCCACCTTCTGCCAGAATCGGTATCACGGAAGGCAACCAACCCATCCCCCTAAGCCTGGGAACGACAAATGAGTAGCAGACTGCGCATCATTCTCGTGTCGCTGGTCATCATCGGCGCGATCAGTTACCTGGTGCTGACCGGGGTCAAGCAGACCGGCCTGCAGTACATGTCGGTGGCGGAGCTGGCCCAGCTCCAGAAGCCTCCCGCCCAGGGCGGCTTCCGGCTGGACGGGAAGGTGGCGACGGGGACGATCGACTACAACCAGAAGATACCCGTGCTTAACTTTCAGATGACCGACGGCAAGGAAGCGATCGGCGTGGTCTACGACGGCCTCATGCCGGACGCCTTCGGGGAGGGCCGGGAAGTGGTGGTCGAAGGGACCTACGACCAGTCGGCGCGCACGCTGCACGCCTCCAAGCTGGTCACGAAGTGCCCCTCCAAGTACGAGGCCGAGGGTCTCGGCAAGGACAAAACGTGAGCGAGATCGGCAGACTTTCGGTCATCCTGGCGTTCATCGCCTCCTGCTACGCGGTGGTGTCGATCGCCTACGGGCTCCGCACCTCCATGTCCGGCCCGCTTCGCAGCGGCCGGCGCGCCGTCTGGACGGTGTGCGGGCTGACGCTGTTCGCCGTGGTTCTCCTGGTCTACAAGCTCGTCAACCTGGACTTCAGCTGGCGCTACGTGGCCGAGCACACGAGCCGCGATCTGCCGATGATGTACCGGGTCTCCTCGCTCTGGGCGGGGCAGGAGGGCTCGCTCCTCCTCTGGCTCCTCATCCTGAGCGCGTACGCCTGCGCGTTCCTCTGGGCCTATCGCAAGCGGCTCGACCCCTTCTACGACGCGGTGGCGATGGTCGTGGCCTGCGTGATGATCTTCTTCACCAGCCTGCTCACCTTCGTCTCCTCGCCGTTCCGCGTGCTCGCCACGCCGCCGCCGGACGGCAACGGGCTGAACCCGCTGCTCCAGGATCCCGGCATGATGATCCACCCGCCCATCCTCTATACGGGGTACGTCGGGTTCATCATCCCCTTCGCCTTCGGGATCGCGGTCCTGCTGATGAACCGCACCGGCACGCGCTGGATCGAGGAGGTCCGCCGCTGGACGCTCTTCAACTGGATGTTCCTCGGCACCGGCATCCTCATGGGCGCCCGCTGGGCCTACATCGAGCTGGGATGGGGCGGCTACTGGGGCTGGGATCCGGTCGAGAACGCCTCGCTGATGCCGTGGCTGGTGGGGACGGCGTTCCTCCACTCGGTCATGATCGAGCAGCGGCGCGGCATGCTGAAGACCTGGAACGTGGCGCTGATCGTGCTGACGTTCGAGCTCTCCATCTTCGGGACGTTCCTCACGCGGTCGGGAGTGCTGACCTCGGTGCACTCCTTCACCGAGTCGAACATCGGCCCCTGGTTCATGGGGTTCATCCTGCTGTCGAGCACCATCGCCGCGGCGCTGATCCTCTACCGGAAGGCTTTATTGGAGAGCGAGAACCGGCTGGACGCGGTGGTCAGCCGCGAGGGCTCCTTCCTCTTCAACAACGTGCTCTTCGTGGCCCTCTGCTTCGCCACCTTCCTCGGCACCATCTTCCCGGTGGTGAGCGAGGCGGTCACCGGCTCGAAGATCTCGGTCTCGGCGCCCTTCTTCAACCGGGTGAACGTGCCGATCGCGCTCGCCCTGCTCCTCCTGACGGGCGCGGGGCCGGTGCTCTCCTGGAAGCGCGCGACCGCCTCGGTGCTGAAGCGGAATCTGGTGATCCCCAGCTTCGTCGGCCTGCTCGCCGCGGTCATCGGGATCCCCTTCGGGCTGCGCGGCCTCTATCCGATCGTTTGCGTGTTCGGCGTGGCGTTCGTCGTCTCGACCATCGTCATGGAGTTCGCGCGCGGGCTGCAGGCGCGCAAGGACGTGGCCGAGGCCAAGGGCGCGATGGCGGTGGTGAGCCTGGTCCAGAAGAACAAGCGCCGCTACGGCGGCTACATCGTGCACGCGGGCATGGTGCTGGTCTTCGTCGGCGTGCTGGGCTCGACCGTGTTCCAGAAGGAGGCGCACGGGCCGCTCCGCGAGGGGGAGAAGCTCTCGCTCGGTCCCTACGCGCTCACGCTGCGCGGGGTCGAGGAGAAGCAGGTCGCCAACGCCCAGCAGACGCGCGCCGTGCTCGACGTGAACCGGAACGGCAAGTCGCTCGGGCTGGCCCA is from Candidatus Binatia bacterium and encodes:
- a CDS encoding rhomboid family intramembrane serine protease — protein: TLVFLYEISLPPSGLKAFFSQLALTPGRVSYGLSTGEATWSELAAPFFTSMFLHGGWLHLIGNMWFLWIFGDNVEDSMGSVRYLLFYILCGLGAGAAHYLLGPGSRLPTVGASGAIAGVLAAYVVEFPGARVLTLVPLGFFIRVMELPSVAVIGIWFLIQIVSSALSFGVADKGGVAFSAHVGGFVAGLLLVRLFRRRRVVV
- a CDS encoding cytochrome c maturation protein CcmE, with the protein product MSSRLRIILVSLVIIGAISYLVLTGVKQTGLQYMSVAELAQLQKPPAQGGFRLDGKVATGTIDYNQKIPVLNFQMTDGKEAIGVVYDGLMPDAFGEGREVVVEGTYDQSARTLHASKLVTKCPSKYEAEGLGKDKT
- a CDS encoding heme lyase CcmF/NrfE family subunit; translated protein: MSEIGRLSVILAFIASCYAVVSIAYGLRTSMSGPLRSGRRAVWTVCGLTLFAVVLLVYKLVNLDFSWRYVAEHTSRDLPMMYRVSSLWAGQEGSLLLWLLILSAYACAFLWAYRKRLDPFYDAVAMVVACVMIFFTSLLTFVSSPFRVLATPPPDGNGLNPLLQDPGMMIHPPILYTGYVGFIIPFAFGIAVLLMNRTGTRWIEEVRRWTLFNWMFLGTGILMGARWAYIELGWGGYWGWDPVENASLMPWLVGTAFLHSVMIEQRRGMLKTWNVALIVLTFELSIFGTFLTRSGVLTSVHSFTESNIGPWFMGFILLSSTIAAALILYRKALLESENRLDAVVSREGSFLFNNVLFVALCFATFLGTIFPVVSEAVTGSKISVSAPFFNRVNVPIALALLLLTGAGPVLSWKRATASVLKRNLVIPSFVGLLAAVIGIPFGLRGLYPIVCVFGVAFVVSTIVMEFARGLQARKDVAEAKGAMAVVSLVQKNKRRYGGYIVHAGMVLVFVGVLGSTVFQKEAHGPLREGEKLSLGPYALTLRGVEEKQVANAQQTRAVLDVNRNGKSLGLAHPAKSMYFKSQQPMTEIALHQTPSEDLYMILGGVNDDGSVSIQAYINPLVSFIWLGGVVMVFGTIIALTDKMRLRREEKLGG